The following is a genomic window from Bacteroidia bacterium.
GCGTCGGCACGGATGCCTGCAGGTAAATCAACAGATCAGGCGGCTTCAGGTAGGACGTCATCGCATGATAGAGAGCCGTATAGTTTTCGTAATCGCGGTCGTCCATTTTCCCGATAGCATGCAGGTTGAGCGCGAAGATCTCGGCATCCTCGTAAATCGAGCGATCCTGAACCACATTGCGTCCCGACTCACTGATCTCGCGATGAAGCATGAAACGCTTGGACAAGAAATACACCTGCAGGTGAAAGGACCACCGCGCCATGTCCTGATAGAAATCCGGGAGGTACGGATTGTCATCAACGGATTCGAAGTAGGGGACCCAGCCGAATTTCTGATGCAGCAGCGACGTGAGCGAGGATTTGCCCGAACCGATATTACCGGAAATGGCGATAAACATAGCGCTTAGTCCTCCTGCATCCAGCGGATATCGTCCTGCCCGCGAAGCTTGTTCGCGTAGCGCGCAAGCACGAAGAGATAATCGGACAAACGGTTGATAAATCGCACGTTGGTATCGGATACTTCTTCCAGAGCCGCGAGATGTACGATGCAGCGTTCGGCACGGCGGCAGATCGTCCGGCACGCATGCAGCTGCGCTGCAGCGGCATGTCCTCCGGGAAGTATGAAATAGCGAATCGGATCGAGTTTCTCTTCGATGTCGTCGATCGCCGTCTCTATTCTGTCGATGTGGCGCTGCTCGATACGCTTGACGGAGGTCTTTTCCATATCGATCGGGGTGGCGAGATCGGCTCCCAGAACAAACAGATCATTCTGAAGAGCGGTAATGCGCTGTGCAAGCTCCGCGTCCTCCGAAAGTGCGCGTGCGACGCCCAGTTGCGCGTTGAGCTCGTCCACGGTACCATACGCCTCTATTCTTGCGCTGTCCTTGCCGACACGCCGGCCTCCAAAAAGGCCGGTCATGCCAGTGTCGCCGGTTCTCGTATAGATTTTCACCACAGCGCTCACTTTCCGGACTGCGTTCGCAGCTCATGGACGACCGCGGCGGCGTCAGGCAATCCCGACCAGGTCGCTTTCACGATACCATCTTGTAAAATGAACGTTCTTGGAAGGGAACGATACAGGGGCCGCGCGAAACGCGGTTCGATTGCACCGACGGGGAAGGCGGCCGCATATTCGAACATCAGGGCGGTAAGATGTTCCGTGCCGTCAATAAGCAATCCCGTGGCGGAATGTACTTCCTCCTGCTGTGCAATGTCGTTCATGCGGTTGACATCAAGCTGAAGATCGCGGGAGTCCATAGTAAAAAGGAACACCACGCGGGTCCCTTCATTGAGACTGGTGCCATACAAACCGTCCACCGGCCAGACATCGAATCGCGCACCCGGACGGAGGGTCGTGACAATATCGTCAGCGGGAATCGCGGGGCTGTAGAATGTGACCCCTGCCGCGACGAGACCGCTCGCAAGCGTCACCGCACTTTTCCATTTGATGCCTGTCGCGGGCTTTGTCCAGAGCACCGCCAGCGAGAAAAGCAATCCCGCCGCCATGATCGCATCTTCAATAATGACCATTTCCGGTCCCCGATGAACCAGGTTGCCGAAACAGCCGCAATTTTCACCGAGTCCGATCGCCATACCGTACCAGGTTATCCCGATGAAGAAGAGCAAGAGTGCTATCATTAAAATTGGTGCGACGCGCGGCAGAAAATTGACGGCCAGCGCGGTCGCAAGCAGTATCTCCACAATGATCAGCGTCCATGCCGCGAGCATGGACAGGTGCGGAAAGATATTGTAGGTCGCGATCTGCTCGGAAAACGAGACGGGATCGAGCGCCTTCAGAGTCGCGGCGAGATAGAAGACAGCCGCAACAATGATCATCACGGCGCGGGCGATAATAACGAGGGCGCGGTTGGACGAAAGCTGCATGTTATTTCAGGATGGTGAGAAACAGGTCCTCCATCGCGCCGGGCGGATCACCGATCACGCGCTGAATTTCCTTCCCGTTTTGAATAAATATGACTGCGGGATAATCGTGTCCGTATTTCGCGATAGCATCGCGCGGTTCATTACCTCCCATGGCGATACCGATGTAGCGCACGTGAAAATTTTTATTCGCCGCGTCCCCGAAAATGCGCATTGTTTTCGGTAGGGAGAGCTTGCAGGTATTGCACCAGGTGGCGAACATGACCACGACTTCGGTTTTTTTCTTGTATGTTTTGAGCTTTTTTATACTCGCCTGTTTGGGCTTGTAGGCCTTCATGCGCATCCCATACTCGGGATTGTAGGCGAGAATCATAGCGGGAGTCACCTCGCCGACCAGGGTCTGTCGCACGGTGATTCCCACCGATTTCCCCCCCACCTTGAATACGCTCGACTGCCCTTTCATCGTGTAGGAGCCGGCGACCGTGCCCGCGGGTATGCCCTTGGTTTTTGCGAAACCATGCTCCACCGTGACGTCACCGGCTTTCAGTGTGGAGACCTGTTTTTGTCCGAGATCAATGAGGACGGGGTCCTTGAGCTTGTTCGATGTGATCAGCATGAACGGCCGGTACGAAACCGGCTGAAACACCAGAGCGCTGAGGTCACTCTTTCCGTTGATTTCGACGGTAATTTGCGGATTTTCTTCCCAATCAATCACCGGTTGCGCAGTGAGGGGTGCGAAGCCGGAAGTGCATGCAGCGATGAGGGCGAACACACAGACGAGGCGAAATTTCTTCATGTATGACTCCATAGCCCAAAAATTACGAAAAGGGTGCCGGTGGTGCAAAAAATGTTGCAGTGGAAATTTGCGTAAAGGCACATAAAGCTAACAACCACAGGTTGTCCCGCGTTGTTCCATCTGACATATTATGGAGCAGGAAAATCACTCACGCAACGACTGGAGCTGGCACAATGGATGTAGTGGACCGCCTTCTGGCCATAGACCCCGCGGGAGCCGATGACACGGCCTTTGCGATGTATTCGGAAATCCTCACCGCACTGCGCGACGGAATACTGCGTTCGGCACATTGTGTCGACGGGAGATGGATCGCCGATACGAACATCAAGCGAGCGATCTTATGGGGTTTTCGAGCGGGCGTGCTCAGCGATATCGAAGATTCGCCGGTGTTCCGCTTTACCGACAAGCATACGCTTCCCGTGCAGCATTTCACGGCAGGCAGCGGACGACGTGTTGTGCCAGGCGGCACCACCATCCGTGACGGCGCGTATGTGGCTCCCGGCGTCATCGTCATGCCTCCCGCTTATATCAATATCGGAGCGTATGTGGATGAAGGGACACTGGTGGACAGCCACGCCCTTGTCGGCTCCTGCGCACAGATCGGAAAAAATGTGCACCTCAGCGCGGCGGTACAAATCGGCGGCGTGCTGGAACCGGTCGGCGCGGTGCCCGTCATTGTCGAAGACGATGTGATGGTGGGCGGCAACAGCGGTATTTACGAAGGAACGATTGTGCGCCGACGCGCCGTCATCGGTACAGGCGTCATTCTCAACGCCTCGACACCGGTGTACGATCTGGTGCACGGGCGCATTTTGCGAAAAAGCGCGGACGGACCGCTGGAAATTCCCGAAGGTGCCGTGGTCGTTCCGGGCAGCCGACCCGCACGCGGCGACTTTGCCGCTTCCGCCGGTGTGCAGCTCTACACCCCCGTCATCGTGAAGTACCGCGACGAGCGCACGGACGCCGCGACCGCGCTGGAGGAAAGCCTGCGGTGACGATTTACGACTTACGATTTACCTACCCGCACACGCATTCCTGACCGGCGGCGCATCAGTTTGCACTGACTTTTCTGCGTGTTCTGCTTTTTCTGCGAATTCTGCGTTCCTGCGTGTTCTGTTTTTTCTGCGAATTCTGCGTTCGCGCTTGCCTGCCCGCCGAAGCATCACAGGTGAATGGCACAGCCGTCGATGGCAGTGAACGAAGGCGGGACCATGTACGAGTGCCTGCACGCCGGATCCTTCACCCTTCACCTCTCCAGGTATCGCCCTTCGGGCTTGGGAGGTCGTGGCTGGCGCGTGCAGCCCCGGGCTGAAGCCCGGGGTTAGAGGAAGTGCCGCCCTGCGGGCTCTTCACTCTTCACCCTTCACCTCTCCAGGTGTCGCCCTTCGGGCTTGGGAGGTCGTGGCTGGCGCGTGCAGCCCCGGGCTGAGGCCCGGGGTTAGAGGAAGTGCCGCCCTGCGGGCTCTTCACTCTTCACCCTTCACCTCTCCAGGTGTCGCCCTTCGGGCTTGGGAGGTCGTGGCTGGCGCGTGCAGCCCCGGGCTGAAGCCCGGGATTTGAGGAAGTGCCGCCCTGCGGACTTCACTCTTCACCCTTCACCTCTCCAGGTGTCGCCCTTCGGGCTTGGGAGGTCGTGGCTGGCGCGTGCAGCCCCGGGCTGAGGCCCGGGGTTAGAGGAAGTGCCGCCCTGCGGGCTCTTCACTCTTCACCCTTCACCTCTCCAGGTATCGCCCTTCGGGCTTGGGAGGTCGTGGCTGGCGCGTGCAGCCCGGGCTGAGGCCCGGGGTCAGAGGAAGTGCCACCCTGCGGGCTCTTCACTCTTCACCCTTCACCTCTCCAGGTATCGCCCTCCGGGCTGTGTCGCTCCGGATAATCGTTTCATGTTTAGCGTATAACTCCTCCTCTCACATTTCACCATAACGTACCACCCTGCGGACTCGGCACCCGCTCCCATACGCCATCGTGCTGTTGCGACAGGCCGTTCATTTTCACATATTGCCATTTCAATGAGAATTCCGTAGTTTTTCTTTCTGCCACTGGTTTGCAATCTCTTCGACGCAGTGTCACCGACACTCCAGTTCGTCGAGATACCGGGACGGCAAGCTTGGTCACGGCACGTTGTGCCTGATTTTTTCACAACAACTGGACACTACC
Proteins encoded in this region:
- a CDS encoding deoxynucleoside kinase, with protein sequence MFIAISGNIGSGKSSLTSLLHQKFGWVPYFESVDDNPYLPDFYQDMARWSFHLQVYFLSKRFMLHREISESGRNVVQDRSIYEDAEIFALNLHAIGKMDDRDYENYTALYHAMTSYLKPPDLLIYLQASVPTLQRQIQLRGRDFEQAIEPVYLEQLNALYEDWLARYTLSPKLVIDCDVADFVHDMQYQEDLLYKIEHAVRRRY
- a CDS encoding 2,3,4,5-tetrahydropyridine-2,6-dicarboxylate N-succinyltransferase produces the protein MDVVDRLLAIDPAGADDTAFAMYSEILTALRDGILRSAHCVDGRWIADTNIKRAILWGFRAGVLSDIEDSPVFRFTDKHTLPVQHFTAGSGRRVVPGGTTIRDGAYVAPGVIVMPPAYINIGAYVDEGTLVDSHALVGSCAQIGKNVHLSAAVQIGGVLEPVGAVPVIVEDDVMVGGNSGIYEGTIVRRRAVIGTGVILNASTPVYDLVHGRILRKSADGPLEIPEGAVVVPGSRPARGDFAASAGVQLYTPVIVKYRDERTDAATALEESLR
- a CDS encoding cob(I)yrinic acid a,c-diamide adenosyltransferase, whose protein sequence is MKIYTRTGDTGMTGLFGGRRVGKDSARIEAYGTVDELNAQLGVARALSEDAELAQRITALQNDLFVLGADLATPIDMEKTSVKRIEQRHIDRIETAIDDIEEKLDPIRYFILPGGHAAAAQLHACRTICRRAERCIVHLAALEEVSDTNVRFINRLSDYLFVLARYANKLRGQDDIRWMQED